The genomic region aatactacataacacaaataaaaatatttgaagtcaaagttttgaaaGTAAGACCTTAAAAAGTCAAACATGACACTTATTATGGGACGGGGTGAGTATTAAATTAGTTACCTAGTAAAGTACTCTCGAACTTCACTTTCTGAAATTGGGTATCCTTTTGAAAATGTAAGAAAAATCGTTCGATCTTCGGGTGGAATCGCATCTTCTGAATCTTTAATCTTAAACGGAACAACTCCAAACCCTCCAACATTGCGGCGATTTATGAATTGTTCTAATATGTCGTCAAACGCCTTTTTAGAAACTTCATTTGCTATATTAGAAACCTCATCAAAAATCGAGTCTCCATTGTAATAAAGCacctttaaattaattaattttcgaTCTAGAAAACTCTGAAGCAGCGATATATCATATCGTCCACTGTTGCTATCACAAATTGAACTATTTGTTTCCTTATGCAATAACTTGAGGCATGTTAGGATTTGATTAACCACTTGATTGATTACATCAGGGGTTAACGTATTAACGATGATCTCAGCAAGATTTTTCAAGGTATAGCCCTCTCTTTCGAGCCATATAAGGAAGCCTATCGCGAAAATGGATTGGACGGCGTCTCGGTGAAGAACTACAAGCAATAAAGTGAATAAAGAACGCTCGTTTTTGTAGAAAAGAAGGTAATCTTGCTTGGAGATCGATGTGGAAAATGAAATCGGAAAGAGGGAAGGTTGTTTGGGTGATGCAAAGGTATCAGCCATGGAGATTAATTTGTTGATACAAATTGTGTGTAATGTAATAAGATATTGGTTCAGTTTATATAGAGAATGAGAGTTTAAGGTGATGTGGGTGAATTACAAAAATGCCCTTTATAAGGCGCGGCTTTTTGAAAAATTTGAAATTAACACAAATGTATATTGAAAAAATACACTAGTAATTAAATCGGCTCAAATGGTTACATTTTGTATTAAGCACACTATTAATtactaataatgctaataatgcaTTACTAATAATGCTATTACTTTTCAGGGTTACATTCTGTATTACTACGTAGTAATTAGTAATAATGCTATTACTCTTTAGCAATATTTTAAATAAGATTTGCTAATTAAAGCTTGTATGGATATATTTATTAGTCAAATGATAATGATACTCCGTAATAGATAGATGACCATATCTTCTAATTCGTTGAATTTACAAAAACAATTACTTCGAGAAATTTAGTAATTTATTTACAATTAGTATCTAGCTTGTACTTGGTTAAAGATCGGCTATTACTTTTCATTTTAGCATGTGGCAACCAATTGACAATTTTACTTGAAAATATAGTTAAAATAAGTGTCTAACTCAACTGAGTATTATTTGTTATTGTGCGAGTTTTAGTTGTAAGTCCGTGGAATGATTTTGTGTTATTTATATCACTTTTCTTTCAAAAATATTCTTATGGAATTATTTGAGAGTTCGTCTATATAATCTTATTATAGTTATGTAAAATTATGTATTTTATCACATTTTTtggtagttttttttattttttatttagaaAAAAGAGAAAGTGGACTATAATTAGAAGTGTTCTTAGAAAACATAAAGGGGTATTATTTGTCCTTGTGCAATTTTCTGTTGTGAGTTTATGGAATGGGTTATGAGTCTCCATTAGTTATTTAAGTTATCTCTCAAGATCAGAAAACATTAGTTATTTTTTTCACGAATTCTCAAAAGTATGAGTCTCCATTtgttatttttgtttttttatgtgtgtgtatataactAGAAATAAAATTTTATTTGCTCTCTACTAAAAACTGATTTGTAATTGTCTAATTGATAATTTATTTATTGGCGTTATTTAAGAATTCATCTACAAATCTAATTATAGTTATTTAatataaactagtgaaatgacccgtttaatataaactagtgaaatgactcgtagaattacgagtttgtttaaatgaaacagtttaattatatgttttacgtattaagtgaatgtaaatgttaaagtcatttagtttaatgacccgttgaACCACGGAtctcgactaagaaacttgtcgttttttttgtaagcaaggaaaccctcctatgaacgagcacattggctcccccatagaaggcaaaacctcgggtaatcaagcctcccgagcgcgagacctggtaccgggtgaattgcacattatgcgcaccctctagtcacactccattTTTGAATAATTTGGCATAGTCAaggattgaacccgggtggtgtgcttcattgggcaactcggtggccactcagccAAGCCTGCGTGGTTtgccgttgtttttacaaacacattgatgtacttaacttgatcagaataaatgaactacattcattTTCTCACCACactctttcaattttcatcacaattactgttTTCTTTGTCATAAAAACCTACATTACaatattttattgagacatgtagttcggatacatatgtaacgtaattaatcccgtaaagagaacccatattttgaataataataataataataataataataataataataataaaaataataacaacaacaataataattataattataattatattaataaataataataatatagtttgctttaaaattgagtatttatatttttaataataattattagtaataacaagtgcttcttgaaatttttttaaaacttaaaatataattattatatgaaggttgtacaatatgctttaaaatttgtaCATGTATTCATGGGTTGTTTATTAAAAGATTGTAAAAATTTGTTaaaaagtttgtacatatgatcacAGGGGTAATTATATAGTCTGGGTATTTATTTGTTTTGATTTTATATCTTTTTTTAATTAGAATTAAATTTATGATATAAATCAGTAAAATTGTATGATCggtttgtatttatttttagtttgtatatataattTAAGAACATAAAACCTTATTGCCTTCAAAATCGGCATGCATATATTGTCGGTATTATTATTTgttttcattttatattttttaatttttaattaagtagaattaatatataaaataataatgacatcatcattataaaaattaaaaagtaattaatgaaatgatgacatcatcattttagaggtgtatatgaatatatatagatgATAGATGATTACATTACATTCTTCTTtttagttatcacaaaagaataaaaactagtgaaataacccgtgaaattacgggtttgtttaaaataaacagtttaataatacgttttaggtattaagtgaatgtaaatgctaaagtcatttagtttaatgacccataaaactacggattccgactaagaaacttgtcgttgtttttacacacATATTGATGTACTACGTACTTAACTTGGTcaaaataaatgaactacattcattCTCCTACCACTCTCTTTCAagtttcatcacaattattattttatttgtcataaaagcctacattacaaccttttattgagatatatatttcgcatacatatataacgtaattaatcccgtagttaaaacccatatttgaataatataataatattcatagaaattatagataataataataataataataataataataataataataataataataataataataataataataataataatattaataaatagtaaTAAATAAGTTTGactaaaaattgagtatttatattttttataataattattagtaataacgaaTGTctactgaattttttttttaaaattaaattattatatgaaggttctataatatgcttcaaagtttgtatatgTGTTTATtgagtgttttgtaaaagattgtacaatttattttaaagtttatAAATATGATCATTAGAGTGTTTTATCACAAGGTTGtacataatactttcaaatattgtacatatagtcatgtgggtgttttaccataaggttgtacatgatgtttcaaatattgtacatatggtcatgagctTTTTTGAATATCTAATAAATCTTAATTTTTTTAATTGTAATTAAATTATTTAATGACATCATCTAGATGTCCTCTAAATTTTTCTTTTTTGTTTTGAATTTTTTAACAAAGAAAATAGtttatttatgatgtcatcattcaTCAAGATAGAAATTTAATAGATACTATAGATGTTATGTGAGAATTTATCTTCAAATCTAATTATAGTTATTTAATATAAAAAATTGTATCACATTCTTTTTAGTTATCACAACAAAACAAAAGGATGTAATATAATTAGAAGCGTTACTTAGAAAAGAAAAAAAGTATTCACGCaacaatttgaaaaaaaaaaaaaaaaaactcaagaaAAGCATGAGTTTATGTGGATGGGGTCCACTAATGGAGAATTATAAATCTCCCTTAAAAAATACATGCTTTTTTCAAATAGTAAAGTTTAGATAATTAATTATCTAATTAAAACTTAAGGACAAATATCAATGTTACAAAATATAGAATAAACTAGTGGAGGAGCCCTCGCTCCTCGTCGGGACTCCGTTTCGGATATAATTTGTTGTGtttggttcgtaaaattattttgtgtTGGGTGGTTATGTCGGTTAAACGTATCCCAAGTCGTACGAAAATTAAAGGCGGTTAAAAATTTAGGTGGATTTGTTGGAGAGTTTTATGGAAAATAAAGAAGTTACGATTTGGCCCTTGAACTTTAACTTTAGACCCCTATGGAGTTTACATTTTTTACCCTAGAAATTTACACTTGGCGCCCTAAAGTTTATAATGGTTCTCAATGTTTAGTGTGGTGTCATTGTGGGTACAACCTTTTTGCACGACGTATAAACGATTAAAGCATGAGGAAGAACTATTCATAAAGTCTTTGTCTTTTAGAGATGtagagaataatatatatatatatatatatatatatatatatatatatatatatatatatatatatatatatatatatatatatatatatatatatatatatatatagtggtagggtcaagagagaagtaaccattcggggggaagcggggggaagtaaaaactttttttttcgttttttgaaaaaactttgttcacgaacattatagatgagatgaaaatatgaacatttagtagagacactttgtgataaatgtttttattttggcgggaaaacgtttgaagaagtaatatataacaattatcgtgtttttagagcgtattttgaggttttagctattggggtttagatattagggtttatagggtttagatattagggtttagaaatttagggtttagggtttagatttagggttttgatttaggatttagattgagtttttaacatgaacggtttagagtttagggtttagggtttagggtttagggtttggtgttttgggtttatggaataaacctaaaacaccaaaccttaaaccctaaaccctaaaccctaaactctaaatcgggctaaattttacttcacaaaacatgaaaaaaaaacgttcatattcttcacgaacaatattatcttgaatgttatttttgtcgatcgtttttctgcctaaataataacattcatcacgaagtgtctcttctaaatgttcatattttcgtgtgatcttgatgtcggaaaaaaaaattcaaaaaaacgaatttttttttttttgctcccccccgcttccccccgattggttacttccccattgatcctgcccatatatatatatatatatatatatatatatatatatatatatatatatatatatatatatatatatatatatatatatatatatatatatatataatgagttacGTAGTTAAAATAAAGTGAAAAAATATgtggttgatttaataataataataataataataataataataataataataataataataataataataataataataataataataaaaaatagttgttagttagtaaaaattatgggatcgatttataatgaatgagaagtctaatgattaaagtataaaatgtgaaagctatgtgataagtttgtaaaagctataaagttaagtGTTATAAAGGACGGGAATGAATTGTGAAAATATAACAAGTTTTAGGGGTGTTTGTGAAACTATTGAGGGTTACAATTCATTTGTTCTATATCATTTAGATGTATAGTTAAATAAGATTTACTTTAGGATCAACATAAGATATTAACAATGGTCTAAAAGTTatcgttaattttttttttctttttataaaataaagttcaTTAATTATAATCATTCATCTCCTTTTATACATAATTCTTAATTATgattatataaattttggaaaatttAGCTTCAAAATTAAATGTGTTAAATTTTTGTCCTAAAAATATGAGTTAGCTTTTATTGAATTTTATCTTGAATTTAATCCGAAGCAATAAATCGTAAACAACACATGTTTTGTAATTATTTAAAAACAAATctcatatgaacgagcacattgattCTCTCATTACAGGTAAACCTCAGACATCGAAAACCTAAACGTCACccctgtgacgtcctccagatagggtctggaagaaaacgtcactaatatcaaataaaccaacatattataatacgagaacaattctatatgataaaaataaactttattgataacgcagcggaagaaaatagaatgtcgttacaagaatttaaaTTACAATGATGTAAATATTTCAAATGCAataataataaatgcgatagttcttgagatcctatgtccaagtagcatcacataagtagaagataagtaagcttgatcaatcagcacatgagacaaacatgctaaagtgtcaaccaaaaaggtttagtgaaatcataggttgccattgggctgctgtgggtgctgctcgtccgtttgccattgctcttctaaacagaaattttgacttaagtcaaaatccagcatttaataaataataatatagtatatggcaaccaacatggaaccaacgaaacacatgttaactaagcaatgcactagatacagataccgcagaaacatcatacagtaacgtaattagaacaccgcacaaaagtaaacaacactaagttccatccaTTAATaacaagttgcatacatccgcataagttcgtacagtacatgagtaaaacatgaagctacaactagattacataatgaaatctactacaatgccctatggtgacggtgggtgaaggatgtccatcacgtgggacatctggtcctcgatctcagttacccgagcacggaggatctccacttccctcgtcagttcctcgatggaGGGAaatggtggggcaggcagtgcagtcggtacaggtggtgcaggtggtgcatatggtccagcgccagaagtagatggtgcgcaacggtaagccttacgcacgaatggatcggcaggataaggCACAACCTGCTTACGGGCgttgaccctagtcctcagtccatgtgcgctaaTGTATGGTCGACCTtcgttaatccctggaataacggtaccatcgaaacgataccgcttcttcgacggggtggagggtggctgcacgggtgcctcctcagggtcctcgtcgaaatcctcatcactggagtcatcagaggatgagtcgtcggatgatgagttgtcgaaaacagctggaggtggcggcgctcggtggccggtagtcataatccggtatctgaaaggtgggatcgatatgacacgtccatcaggaaggcgtcggcaccaatggttatgctcattatggaacggaacgtccccgtattctacgggaa from Rutidosis leptorrhynchoides isolate AG116_Rl617_1_P2 chromosome 9, CSIRO_AGI_Rlap_v1, whole genome shotgun sequence harbors:
- the LOC139869220 gene encoding uncharacterized protein, with product MADTFASPKQPSLFPISFSTSISKQDYLLFYKNERSLFTLLLVVLHRDAVQSIFAIGFLIWLEREGYTLKNLAEIIVNTLTPDVINQVVNQILTCLKLLHKETNSSICDSNSGRYDISLLQSFLDRKLINLKVLYYNGDSIFDEVSNIANEVSKKAFDDILEQFINRRNVGGFGVVPFKIKDSEDAIPPEDRTIFLTFSKGYPISESEVREYFTSMFGDFIESIHMQMVEPENQSLFARIVARRANMVKEVVERDGPLGKSKYNINGKHVWARKYVKRKPTKDMGECVASPQRHIV